One region of Thiorhodovibrio frisius genomic DNA includes:
- a CDS encoding glutathione peroxidase — MFPDHTGKPVPKVTFRTRTDHDWADVTTDEVFANKTVIVFSLPGAFTPTCSSTHVPRFNQLAPTFKKLGVDDIVCMSVNDGFVMNAWKEDEQAHNLTFIPDGNGEFTEKMGLLVDKDDLGFGKRSWRYSMLVKNGVVEKMFIEPEKPGDPFEVSDADTMLAYMAPSEPKPLNITVFTRPGCPFCAKAKEALTEEGLPYEELVLNRDYTEQTLRAVTNGTMVPQVFIDGQKIGGSDDLEAWLAKR, encoded by the coding sequence ATGTTTCCCGATCACACTGGCAAGCCCGTCCCAAAAGTCACCTTCCGCACCCGTACCGATCATGACTGGGCGGATGTGACCACCGACGAGGTCTTTGCCAACAAGACTGTCATCGTCTTCTCGCTGCCGGGCGCTTTTACCCCGACCTGCTCGTCCACCCATGTGCCGCGCTTCAATCAGCTGGCGCCGACCTTCAAGAAGCTGGGTGTGGATGACATCGTCTGCATGTCGGTCAACGACGGCTTCGTGATGAACGCATGGAAGGAAGACGAGCAGGCGCACAACCTGACCTTCATCCCCGATGGTAACGGCGAGTTCACCGAAAAGATGGGCCTGCTGGTCGATAAGGACGACCTCGGCTTCGGCAAGCGCTCCTGGCGCTACTCCATGCTGGTCAAGAACGGCGTGGTTGAAAAGATGTTCATCGAGCCAGAAAAGCCGGGCGACCCCTTCGAGGTCTCAGACGCCGACACCATGCTGGCCTACATGGCCCCAAGCGAGCCAAAGCCGCTGAACATCACCGTCTTCACCCGCCCCGGCTGCCCCTTCTGCGCCAAGGCAAAAGAAGCGCTGACCGAAGAAGGCCTCCCCTATGAAGAGCTGGTACTGAACCGCGACTACACCGAGCAAACCCTGCGCGCCGTCACCAACGGCACCATGGTGCCCCAGGTGTTCATCGACGGGCAGAAGATCGGCGGCTCCGACGATCTGGAAGCCTGGCTGGCCAAGCGCTAA
- a CDS encoding Gfo/Idh/MocA family protein: protein MTESRTKAYRLALIGLGRVAWLLERDPLRTKPCTHLGAWLERDDVELVGACDTDPERRAAFAEFFPEVPLYDDYQEMLEQERPELLSICAYATERCEMVLAATEGGVRGIWCEKAMATSLEEADRMARALDASGTQMIVAFTRRWSPAYATVRDWLAAGRIGAFESVNVHFASNLLHTGTHAFDVLRLWCGEPTAVRAWLDDDSGLAEQSGYRFDGQDIVEDLGGLVVIEFPDGVRATVQGRDKGYFRFEFELLGSRGMIRLGNDQRQLWLPGSSMHFAGFMELCEAEFPEPAPFNTWRSAAENLIAAVEGRAESACGIRDGREALAIALAAHVSHRQGGAPVAPAEVPTDLRVPSR from the coding sequence ATGACCGAGAGTCGGACCAAGGCATATCGTCTCGCACTCATCGGTCTTGGCCGGGTGGCTTGGCTGCTGGAGCGCGACCCTTTGCGCACCAAGCCTTGTACGCATCTGGGTGCCTGGCTGGAACGTGATGATGTGGAACTGGTCGGTGCCTGCGACACGGACCCGGAGCGTCGCGCAGCCTTTGCCGAATTCTTCCCGGAGGTGCCTCTGTATGATGATTACCAGGAGATGCTGGAGCAGGAGCGGCCGGAGTTACTGAGCATCTGCGCTTATGCCACCGAGCGCTGCGAGATGGTGTTGGCGGCGACCGAGGGGGGCGTGCGCGGCATCTGGTGCGAAAAAGCCATGGCCACCTCGCTGGAAGAGGCCGACAGGATGGCGCGTGCCTTGGATGCATCCGGGACCCAGATGATTGTTGCCTTCACCCGGCGTTGGTCGCCGGCCTATGCGACGGTGCGGGATTGGCTTGCCGCGGGGCGCATCGGCGCGTTTGAGTCCGTGAATGTGCATTTTGCAAGCAACCTGCTGCACACCGGCACCCATGCCTTTGACGTGCTGCGGCTGTGGTGCGGGGAGCCGACGGCGGTGCGCGCCTGGCTGGATGATGACTCCGGCCTTGCCGAGCAGAGCGGCTATCGCTTCGATGGGCAAGACATTGTCGAGGACCTCGGCGGTCTGGTGGTGATCGAGTTTCCCGACGGGGTGCGCGCCACGGTGCAGGGGCGCGACAAGGGCTATTTTCGCTTCGAGTTCGAGTTGCTCGGCAGTCGCGGCATGATTCGGCTCGGCAACGACCAGCGCCAGCTGTGGTTGCCGGGCAGCTCCATGCACTTTGCCGGTTTTATGGAGCTCTGCGAAGCGGAATTTCCTGAACCTGCGCCCTTTAACACCTGGCGCTCGGCGGCGGAGAATCTGATCGCGGCGGTTGAGGGGCGTGCCGAGTCGGCCTGTGGCATTCGCGACGGGCGCGAGGCGTTGGCTATCGCACTGGCCGCGCATGTCAGTCATCGCCAGGGTGGCGCGCCGGTGGCGCCGGCTGAGGTGCCGACGGACTTGCGGGTGCCGAGCCGCTGA
- a CDS encoding type II toxin-antitoxin system PemK/MazF family toxin: protein MATILRGEIRWADLNPTIGREQSGERPVLILSQDIFNERSGTVIAMALASQEQRAGFPLTHEILASKLPKRSWVKISQIRTLSTERIGKKIGSLSPDELAHAIEGLNEIIGG from the coding sequence ATGGCCACAATATTGAGGGGCGAGATTCGCTGGGCTGATCTCAATCCGACTATTGGGCGCGAGCAATCCGGTGAGCGCCCGGTTCTCATTCTGAGCCAAGACATTTTCAATGAGCGCTCCGGCACTGTCATCGCAATGGCGCTTGCTAGCCAAGAGCAGCGCGCAGGCTTTCCTTTGACACACGAGATTCTTGCTTCCAAGCTGCCAAAGCGGTCGTGGGTCAAGATCAGTCAGATTCGGACGCTATCGACTGAGCGCATCGGAAAGAAGATTGGTAGCCTCAGCCCAGACGAGCTTGCCCATGCCATCGAAGGGCTGAATGAGATTATTGGCGGTTAA
- a CDS encoding ribbon-helix-helix domain-containing protein → MSQAKVAITIEEGVLAKVDALVRRKVFSNRSRAIQEAVREKLERLERNRLAEQCAKLDPAFEKAMADEGLSEELGAWPQY, encoded by the coding sequence ATGAGTCAGGCGAAGGTAGCAATAACCATTGAGGAAGGTGTTCTTGCCAAGGTCGATGCCCTGGTTAGACGCAAGGTATTTAGCAATCGTAGCCGCGCCATACAGGAGGCTGTTCGCGAGAAGCTGGAGCGACTTGAGCGGAACCGCCTCGCTGAGCAGTGTGCCAAACTGGACCCTGCCTTTGAGAAGGCCATGGCTGACGAAGGATTGTCTGAGGAGTTGGGCGCATGGCCACAATATTGA
- a CDS encoding cytidylyltransferase domain-containing protein, giving the protein MPNESEQAVSRPPERTVAIIQARMTSTRLPGKVMRELCGVPVIGWVIRRVKACPLVDAVVVATTTNAADDELVRAAGHYGASVYRGSEQHVLSRYCEAAAEHQADVIIRITADCPLYDPELLTRMLERWRWLRAAGEPLDYLSNMWGGVTWPRGLDTTIFTRKVLDIVCKKSTQAYQFEHVTPYIYQHPQDFRLRPFRSDQDLSQHRWTLDTEDDWLLIEAIYQALGDDTRIFPTSDVLDLLDAHPELCRLNAHVRQKTLGD; this is encoded by the coding sequence ATGCCGAACGAATCCGAACAAGCTGTTTCGCGCCCGCCCGAGCGCACCGTCGCCATCATTCAGGCGCGTATGACCTCCACCCGCCTGCCGGGCAAGGTGATGCGCGAACTCTGCGGAGTGCCCGTCATCGGCTGGGTAATACGCCGAGTGAAAGCTTGTCCGCTGGTGGATGCGGTGGTGGTCGCCACCACCACTAACGCGGCCGACGATGAACTGGTCCGCGCCGCTGGCCATTATGGTGCCAGCGTCTATCGCGGCAGCGAGCAACATGTGCTCTCGCGCTACTGCGAGGCCGCTGCCGAGCATCAGGCCGATGTGATCATCCGCATCACCGCCGACTGCCCGCTGTATGATCCGGAACTCCTAACCCGCATGCTCGAGCGCTGGCGCTGGCTGCGTGCCGCCGGCGAGCCGCTGGATTATTTGAGCAACATGTGGGGTGGTGTCACCTGGCCGCGCGGTCTGGATACCACAATTTTTACCCGAAAAGTGCTGGATATTGTGTGCAAAAAATCCACCCAGGCCTATCAGTTCGAGCATGTGACGCCCTACATCTATCAGCATCCCCAGGATTTCCGCCTGCGCCCTTTCCGCAGCGACCAGGATCTGTCCCAGCATCGCTGGACCTTGGACACCGAAGACGACTGGCTGCTGATCGAGGCTATTTATCAGGCACTTGGCGATGATACCCGCATTTTCCCCACTTCCGATGTGCTCGATCTGCTCGACGCTCATCCGGAACTCTGTCGACTCAATGCCCATGTGCGGCAGAAGACCCTGGGCGACTAG
- a CDS encoding PilZ domain-containing protein — protein sequence MTVRAITDELTEAIKTLDPQQKKKLLAIVKQWRLGHQRHYDRFEQESADVAVACNGRICLGQAKNISASGIFITIDHNFFPPSDIVDLVFSLPGVDQPFKLKGRIVRLTEDGIAVEFVKVTPSIARTLDSTLRIPKAL from the coding sequence ATGACAGTCCGTGCGATAACTGATGAACTGACCGAAGCGATTAAGACCCTCGATCCTCAGCAGAAGAAGAAGTTGCTGGCAATCGTGAAACAATGGCGGCTCGGGCACCAGCGTCACTATGATCGCTTTGAGCAAGAATCTGCCGACGTAGCCGTTGCCTGCAATGGCCGAATCTGCCTAGGTCAGGCAAAGAACATCAGTGCAAGCGGCATTTTCATCACAATCGATCACAATTTTTTCCCCCCGTCTGATATCGTCGATCTTGTCTTTTCCCTACCAGGTGTCGACCAACCATTCAAACTCAAAGGCCGTATCGTTCGCCTCACCGAGGATGGCATAGCCGTCGAGTTCGTCAAGGTAACACCGTCTATCGCTCGAACTTTGGATAGCACACTTCGCATCCCTAAAGCCCTCTGA
- a CDS encoding phosphocholine cytidylyltransferase family protein: MYAVILAAGIGSRLGQPTPKPLTRLANGERILDRQLSQLRALLDPERILVVVGFKKELIMEAHPELLYLYNANFDVTNTAVSLALALRKTADADVLMLNGDVVCDAQVLQRLLRTKGSTMAVNQAPVGAEEVKYQLDAAGTINAVSKQVQQARGEALGVNLFRATDIPHLRAGLDRCTPEDYFERGIELAIGSGLRIRPVDVSDLRCIEVDFPDDLARAGQDLAPVAG, from the coding sequence ATGTACGCGGTGATCCTCGCCGCCGGCATCGGCTCGCGCCTCGGCCAGCCGACGCCGAAGCCACTCACCCGGCTGGCCAATGGCGAGCGCATTCTCGACCGCCAGTTGTCGCAGTTGCGTGCCCTGCTCGACCCCGAGCGCATTCTGGTGGTGGTCGGCTTCAAGAAAGAGCTGATTATGGAGGCGCATCCCGAACTGCTTTACTTGTACAACGCCAATTTCGATGTTACCAACACGGCCGTGAGCCTGGCACTGGCGCTGCGCAAAACCGCCGACGCCGATGTGCTAATGCTCAACGGCGATGTGGTGTGCGATGCCCAGGTACTCCAACGCCTGCTGCGCACAAAAGGCTCGACCATGGCGGTCAACCAGGCGCCGGTCGGTGCCGAAGAGGTCAAGTACCAGCTCGACGCTGCGGGCACCATCAACGCGGTTTCCAAGCAGGTGCAACAGGCGCGCGGCGAGGCGCTCGGCGTCAATTTGTTTCGCGCGACGGATATTCCGCATCTGCGCGCCGGGCTTGATCGCTGCACGCCCGAGGACTACTTCGAGCGCGGCATAGAGCTCGCCATTGGCTCCGGGTTGCGCATTCGCCCGGTCGATGTCAGCGATCTACGCTGTATTGAGGTCGACTTCCCGGACGATCTCGCGCGGGCCGGGCAGGATCTGGCGCCTGTCGCAGGCTGA
- a CDS encoding ATP-grasp domain-containing protein: MNVLLLSCGAKVPLVRAWREATAECGGRLTAVDCARDAAALFDADQAFLLPHCNQPDWAPTLLELCERQRIAVLVPTADVELARVAALTPALADIGTQALVSPASALALCADKMRFAEFCLQRGFPIPPLVEPAWESTEGLETASGRINIKAPTGLDAPEHLGASALAADESSACPPTASRPVFVRPRLGRQPDCTGLVRTRARLAAMRADCPELLVQQARDAPEYSVDALLDWDGTPLQAVARRRLRIRGGEACTSRVESVPALTELALALSQAIGLIGHVMMQAFWTPEEGAHVIEVNARFGGASSLSIAAGLDSPRRLLALLAGDTDARHPRPVRAGLTLLRHGIDRLVDDEQLAAWPRASDQKSSQSSHDG, from the coding sequence ATGAATGTGCTGCTGCTCAGCTGCGGCGCCAAAGTGCCCTTGGTGCGTGCCTGGCGCGAGGCGACCGCCGAGTGCGGTGGCCGCCTGACCGCAGTCGACTGCGCCCGAGATGCCGCCGCCCTGTTCGATGCCGATCAGGCCTTCCTGCTGCCGCACTGCAACCAACCCGACTGGGCGCCAACTCTTCTCGAGCTATGCGAGCGCCAACGCATCGCCGTGCTGGTGCCGACGGCTGATGTCGAACTGGCGCGCGTCGCGGCCTTGACACCGGCCCTGGCCGATATCGGCACCCAGGCGCTGGTCAGCCCGGCCTCCGCGCTCGCCCTGTGCGCCGATAAAATGCGCTTCGCCGAATTCTGCCTTCAGCGCGGGTTTCCAATTCCCCCGCTGGTTGAGCCAGCCTGGGAGTCAACCGAGGGGCTTGAAACGGCATCCGGCAGGATTAACATCAAGGCACCCACTGGGTTGGACGCGCCGGAGCACCTGGGAGCCAGTGCTCTGGCCGCCGATGAGTCCAGTGCATGCCCGCCGACAGCGTCGCGCCCGGTCTTCGTGCGCCCGCGCCTAGGTCGCCAGCCCGACTGCACCGGCTTGGTCCGCACCAGAGCCCGGCTCGCCGCAATGCGCGCGGACTGCCCCGAGCTGCTGGTGCAACAAGCTAGGGACGCGCCCGAGTATTCCGTCGATGCCCTGCTCGACTGGGATGGCACCCCGCTACAGGCCGTTGCCCGTCGGCGGCTGCGCATTCGCGGCGGCGAGGCCTGCACCAGCCGAGTCGAATCGGTCCCGGCGCTGACCGAGCTCGCACTGGCGCTCAGCCAGGCGATTGGCCTCATTGGCCATGTCATGATGCAGGCGTTCTGGACGCCGGAGGAGGGCGCCCATGTCATCGAGGTCAACGCGCGCTTCGGCGGCGCCTCCAGCCTGTCGATTGCCGCTGGGCTAGACTCCCCGCGCCGCCTGCTTGCCCTGCTGGCCGGCGACACCGACGCCCGCCACCCGCGCCCAGTGCGCGCCGGCCTGACCCTGCTGCGCCACGGCATCGACCGACTGGTGGACGACGAGCAACTCGCCGCCTGGCCGCGCGCCTCGGACCAGAAATCCAGCCAGTCATCCCATGACGGATGA
- a CDS encoding BsuBI/PstI family type II restriction endonuclease — protein MKEKNDSIGAAKQIILSLGLPRAQQNERSALCLLALLNLTPGKAWADAENPLIGITPIMDWAREHYGKDYAPNTRETVRRQTMHQFCDAGVALYNPDRPDRPVNSPKAVYQIEPAALDLLRTFGSPAWHQNLVAYLAKCETLVAKYAKERDQNRIPVEIAPGQQITISPGEHSELIRAIIEDFAPRFAPGSVLVYAGDTGDKWGYFDAALLAELGVDVDSHGKMPDVVLHYATKNWLVLVESVTSHGPVDGKRHAELADLFASSTAGLVYVTAFPNRAIMGRYLAEIAWETEVWVADAPSHLIHFNGERFLGPYSSP, from the coding sequence ATGAAGGAAAAGAACGATTCCATTGGGGCTGCAAAGCAGATCATCCTTTCGTTGGGGCTTCCTCGTGCACAGCAGAACGAGCGTTCCGCCTTGTGCCTGCTGGCCCTGCTAAACCTCACGCCGGGCAAAGCATGGGCCGATGCCGAAAACCCGTTGATTGGTATCACACCGATCATGGATTGGGCGCGGGAGCACTACGGCAAGGACTATGCGCCGAATACTCGGGAGACGGTGCGTCGTCAGACCATGCATCAGTTCTGTGACGCGGGTGTAGCCCTTTACAATCCGGATAGGCCCGACCGCCCGGTGAATAGCCCGAAAGCGGTCTATCAGATCGAACCTGCCGCGCTAGACCTGCTAAGAACCTTCGGCAGTCCAGCGTGGCACCAAAACCTCGTTGCCTATCTGGCTAAGTGTGAAACATTAGTTGCTAAGTACGCCAAAGAACGCGATCAGAACCGCATCCCGGTTGAGATTGCACCGGGCCAGCAAATAACCATCAGCCCGGGCGAGCATAGCGAACTTATCCGCGCCATCATTGAGGACTTCGCCCCGCGCTTCGCGCCGGGCAGCGTGCTGGTTTATGCCGGAGACACGGGCGACAAGTGGGGCTACTTTGACGCAGCTCTGTTGGCAGAGTTGGGTGTCGATGTGGATTCGCATGGCAAGATGCCGGACGTGGTGCTCCACTATGCCACGAAAAATTGGTTGGTACTGGTGGAGTCCGTTACCAGTCATGGGCCAGTCGATGGCAAGCGGCACGCCGAGCTTGCAGACCTGTTTGCCAGCTCAACGGCCGGGCTCGTCTATGTCACCGCGTTCCCAAATCGGGCGATCATGGGACGCTACCTGGCTGAAATCGCATGGGAAACCGAAGTGTGGGTGGCGGATGCACCGTCACATCTGATCCATTTCAACGGCGAGCGATTTCTTGGGCCATACAGTTCGCCCTAA
- a CDS encoding Eco57I restriction-modification methylase domain-containing protein: MAFRRKEEGETVLLSAVEHRRLQLSKTTRAEKKAHFGQFLTSERTAAFMAGLFPDGGGDCRLLDAGAGIGSLSAAFLDRWRNGGLHFQRVEIDAFELDHNLIEYLSATLTKFDGKGDFFVNIREEDFIHCAVESLTGDLFSSPLKHFTHAILNPPYKKINSNSAHRLALRRAGIETVNLYSAFVALAVGLSAQGGQIVAIIPRSFCNGPYYRPFRDFILERTAIRHMHLFESRSKAFKDDNVLQENIIIRLERGAQQGPVTVSTSADDSFSDLTAHQHPFDRIVFLDDPERFIHVPMSSQQSTFEQSLAIRYTLADIGIRISTGPVVDFRLKAHLRDTPGPGAVPLLYPGHFSSSGTIWPIEGMKKSNAIERNAETEKWLYPNGYYCVVRRFSSKEEKRRIVASVVEPGIFGEAPVLGFENHLNLFHDNKHGLPEPLARGLAVFLNMTAVDEQFRRFSGHTQVNATDLRLMRYPSRDALIQLGEWAASQGTLSQDQIDARLGTLNA, from the coding sequence TTGGCGTTCCGGCGCAAAGAAGAAGGAGAAACCGTTTTGCTATCAGCGGTTGAGCATAGAAGACTGCAGCTATCAAAAACTACCCGAGCGGAAAAAAAGGCGCATTTCGGGCAGTTTCTCACGTCCGAAAGAACAGCGGCATTTATGGCGGGCCTATTTCCAGATGGAGGTGGGGATTGCCGCCTTTTAGACGCCGGAGCAGGGATCGGTTCGCTATCTGCGGCTTTTTTGGATAGATGGAGGAACGGAGGGTTGCATTTTCAGCGCGTTGAAATCGATGCCTTTGAGCTTGACCATAATTTAATTGAATATTTGTCGGCGACACTAACTAAGTTCGATGGCAAAGGCGATTTTTTCGTCAATATCCGAGAAGAAGATTTTATTCATTGTGCGGTTGAATCATTGACCGGCGATCTGTTTTCTAGCCCCCTGAAACACTTTACTCACGCAATTCTCAATCCGCCTTACAAGAAGATCAACAGCAATTCGGCACACCGGTTGGCTTTGCGCCGTGCTGGCATCGAGACAGTGAATCTCTATAGCGCTTTTGTGGCGCTGGCCGTTGGTCTATCTGCGCAGGGCGGGCAGATTGTCGCTATCATCCCGCGCAGCTTCTGCAATGGGCCATATTACCGACCATTCCGTGATTTCATTCTTGAGCGTACGGCCATCCGCCACATGCACCTGTTTGAATCGCGCAGCAAGGCTTTTAAGGATGATAATGTTCTACAGGAAAACATCATCATCCGCTTGGAGCGCGGCGCCCAACAGGGTCCGGTGACGGTTTCGACATCAGCCGATGACAGCTTTTCCGACCTTACCGCCCATCAACATCCGTTTGACCGGATCGTGTTTTTGGATGACCCTGAGCGGTTTATCCATGTGCCGATGTCGTCGCAGCAGAGCACTTTTGAGCAATCCCTAGCGATCCGCTACACACTGGCCGATATTGGCATCCGGATTTCGACCGGGCCGGTAGTCGATTTCCGCCTGAAAGCGCATCTGCGTGACACGCCTGGGCCGGGCGCTGTGCCCTTGCTCTACCCCGGCCATTTCAGCAGCAGCGGCACAATATGGCCAATAGAAGGTATGAAGAAGTCGAACGCCATAGAGCGTAACGCCGAAACCGAAAAATGGCTCTACCCGAACGGGTATTATTGTGTGGTGCGCCGGTTCTCGTCCAAGGAGGAAAAACGCCGGATTGTCGCGAGCGTGGTTGAACCTGGGATATTTGGTGAGGCGCCTGTGCTGGGCTTCGAGAACCATCTAAACCTGTTTCATGACAACAAGCATGGCCTACCTGAACCGCTGGCCCGTGGGTTGGCGGTGTTCCTGAATATGACCGCAGTAGATGAGCAGTTTCGGCGCTTCAGTGGTCACACACAAGTCAACGCGACCGACCTGAGGCTAATGAGGTACCCGAGCCGTGACGCTCTGATCCAACTTGGCGAATGGGCTGCGAGCCAAGGAACGCTCTCGCAAGACCAGATCGACGCCAGGCTAGGAACACTGAACGCATGA
- the pseG gene encoding UDP-2,4-diacetamido-2,4,6-trideoxy-beta-L-altropyranose hydrolase, translated as MRVAIRCDVSPVLGAGHWMRCLALARALTRDGAEVSFLCRAEAGDFKPVMQAAGLPIHWLPAEPSAVADPPPPLNPLDDADACASPLAAQPVDWLILDRHGLGAAWQARLRGLARWRLVIDDLAETEQECDLLLNPNLPIDAGAYRFLVPAHCRLLLGPEYALLGEDFLRCQPRLRDGHVRRLLISFGGSDPPGASLLTLAALKRLQATSALDGLERILLVAGPGNLHWPALRTAAQGLPRLRLVRQVRAMAAQLQAADLVIGAAGGSLWERGWLGVPALVLALVPHQRPVAEDLAARDAIEYLGPVEQLDAKQLAARIAAALQAPGRLREIARNARKLIGQAAFIRAPRALLEAA; from the coding sequence ATGCGGGTTGCGATCCGTTGCGATGTCTCCCCAGTGCTGGGGGCGGGACACTGGATGCGCTGTCTTGCGTTGGCGCGTGCCTTAACGCGCGATGGTGCCGAGGTGTCCTTTCTGTGCCGCGCCGAGGCCGGAGACTTCAAGCCTGTTATGCAGGCGGCTGGCCTGCCGATACACTGGTTACCAGCCGAGCCATCGGCTGTCGCTGACCCACCACCGCCGCTCAACCCGCTTGACGACGCTGACGCCTGCGCAAGCCCGCTGGCGGCGCAACCGGTCGACTGGTTAATTCTTGACCGCCACGGCCTGGGTGCCGCGTGGCAGGCTCGGCTGCGGGGTCTGGCACGCTGGCGGCTGGTGATCGACGATCTGGCCGAAACCGAACAAGAGTGCGACCTGCTGTTGAACCCAAATCTGCCTATTGATGCCGGAGCTTATCGGTTCCTAGTGCCGGCGCATTGCCGCCTGCTACTGGGGCCGGAATACGCATTGCTGGGCGAGGACTTTCTGCGCTGTCAGCCGCGCCTGCGGGATGGCCATGTGAGACGGTTGCTGATTTCCTTCGGCGGCAGCGATCCGCCCGGCGCCAGTCTGCTGACCCTCGCCGCCCTCAAGCGGCTGCAGGCGACTTCCGCGCTCGACGGGCTCGAACGCATTCTGCTTGTGGCCGGCCCCGGCAATCTGCACTGGCCTGCCCTGCGCACTGCTGCCCAGGGACTGCCGCGCCTGCGCCTGGTGCGCCAAGTGCGGGCCATGGCGGCGCAACTGCAAGCGGCTGATCTTGTTATCGGCGCTGCCGGCGGCAGCCTGTGGGAGCGCGGCTGGCTTGGCGTGCCCGCGCTGGTGCTGGCGCTGGTGCCGCATCAGCGCCCGGTCGCCGAGGATCTGGCCGCGCGCGATGCCATCGAGTACCTCGGGCCAGTCGAACAGCTCGACGCCAAGCAACTGGCCGCGCGCATCGCCGCCGCGCTGCAAGCACCGGGCCGACTGCGGGAAATCGCGCGCAATGCCCGCAAGCTGATCGGTCAAGCCGCATTCATCCGCGCCCCGCGCGCCCTTCTGGAGGCCGCCTGA
- the pseI gene encoding pseudaminic acid synthase, which produces MTDDAFRIGDLRFGRDQPPRIIAELSGNHGGSLDTALALIDAAARAGADAIKLQTYKPETMTLDHDGPGFVIDDPNSLWRGERLFDLYQRAATPWDWHPALLARARELGVIAFSSPFDASAVDFLETLATPCYKIASFENLDQPLLARVAATGKPVILSTGMATAEELDESIACLRAHGCCSLLLLHCISAYPAPLDQANLRAIPALAARHGVPVGLSDHSLGQTAAIAATALGAVAIEKHLCLERAGGAVDAAFSLEPEELKALVTNTRAAHAALGSGEIGCAPAEQASLTHRRSIYLVADLPAGTILAPEHLQIIRPGLGLPPKAYPQVIGRRLACNLARGTPLRWEHFVED; this is translated from the coding sequence ATGACGGATGACGCCTTTCGCATCGGCGATCTGCGCTTTGGCCGCGACCAGCCGCCGCGCATCATCGCCGAGCTTTCCGGCAACCACGGCGGCTCGCTGGACACCGCCCTGGCGCTGATCGATGCCGCCGCGCGCGCCGGGGCCGACGCCATCAAGCTACAGACCTACAAGCCCGAGACCATGACGCTGGATCACGACGGCCCCGGCTTCGTGATCGACGACCCAAACAGCCTGTGGCGTGGCGAGCGGCTGTTCGACCTCTACCAGCGCGCGGCCACCCCCTGGGACTGGCATCCAGCGCTGTTAGCGCGCGCGCGCGAGCTGGGCGTGATCGCATTCAGCTCCCCCTTCGACGCCAGCGCGGTGGACTTTCTCGAAACCCTCGCCACCCCCTGCTACAAGATCGCGTCTTTCGAGAATCTCGACCAGCCGCTGCTTGCACGCGTCGCCGCTACCGGCAAGCCGGTCATTCTCTCCACCGGCATGGCCACCGCGGAGGAACTCGACGAGTCCATCGCCTGCCTGCGCGCTCACGGCTGTTGCTCGCTGCTGCTATTGCACTGCATCAGCGCCTACCCCGCGCCCCTCGACCAGGCCAATCTGCGCGCCATTCCCGCCCTCGCGGCTCGCCACGGCGTCCCAGTCGGCCTGTCCGACCACAGTCTCGGACAGACCGCCGCCATCGCCGCCACCGCCCTGGGTGCGGTCGCCATCGAAAAGCACCTATGTCTTGAGCGCGCTGGCGGCGCAGTGGATGCCGCCTTCTCACTCGAACCCGAAGAGCTCAAGGCACTGGTCACCAACACCCGCGCCGCCCACGCCGCTCTCGGCAGCGGCGAAATCGGCTGCGCACCAGCAGAACAGGCATCTCTCACCCATCGCCGCTCCATCTACTTGGTCGCCGACCTACCCGCCGGTACCATCCTGGCCCCCGAGCATCTGCAAATCATTCGCCCCGGCCTGGGCCTGCCGCCGAAAGCCTACCCGCAAGTGATCGGGCGCCGGCTCGCCTGCAATCTCGCGCGCGGCACACCCTTGCGCTGGGAGCATTTTGTGGAAGACTGA